The nucleotide window GTGTTCCTCATCATCCTGCTCACCAGCGCGGTCGTCGTGCTGGGCACGTGGAGGGCGTCCGCGGCGCAGGCGGGGCTTGCCTCCACCGCCCCAACGCTGTAACTTTTTCTCCTGCGGTGCCTCTCATGCCCATGCGTCGCCTTTCCATCGCCGCGCTTCTGCTCGTTGCCGCCACCGCCTACGCGGGCGACAACCTCAAGCTCAATCCCAAGCTCGACTACGACTCCGATTCGCTCGACGGCCCGCTCATCTCGGGCGAGCGCATGACCGAAGGCCTGGTCAAGGGCAAGGTCAACTACATCCTCATCGTGGGCGAGGGTTGATGGAATTCCAAGCGGCAGGCTCGCCGCTCCGTCACGCTCTATGAGAAGTACAAGGACCGCGTGAACTTCGTCGTCATCGACATGGACACGCACCTCTCCAACGACCAGCTCCAGCTCGCGCGCCGCTACTATAAGGGACTGATCCCGCACGTGGTCGTCACCGACCGCTTCGGCAAGCCGGTGTACGACGACTCCGGCGAGGTCGAGGAGAAGACCATCATCAAGTCCATCGAGAAGGCGCTCTCGAAGTAAGGCTCCACCACAAAGGACACGAAGGCTTCACGAAGGGCTTCGTGCGACCTTTGTGTCCTTTGTGGTATCGCTTTTCGTTACAATCGGCCTTCGCCATGAGAGCCACTCGAACGCTTGTCATCGCCCTCCTTCTGCTTTCCCCGTTAGCCGCCGCGATCGAGCGGCAGCCCAACGCCGACTACCGCGCGCGCCGGCAGAAGCTCGCGGACGCCGCCGGCACCGGCGTGGTCGTGATGTTCGCCGCCACCGAGGCCGAAGGTCCGAACGCGCTCTACGGCTTCCGGCAGGACGACGACTTCTACTACCTGACCGGCTGGTCGGAGCCGGGCGCGGCGCTCCTCATCGCGCCGGCAGCGAAGGCGGTGGGCGAGAACAAGGAGCGCCCCTACACCGAGATCCTCTTCCTGCCGGCGCACAACGCGACGCAGGAGAAGTGGACCGGCCCGAAGCTCGGCCCGGAGAACCCGCGCGCGAAGGAGCTGACCGGCTTCGACGACGTGAAGGTGCTCGACCAGATGCGCGACGAACTGGTGCGCCTGCTGCCGGCGCCGCGCGCGACCGTCTACTCGGACCTCGCGGCCTGGGACGAGAGCCGGCCGGCGACCATCCCGCTGCAGTGGCTGCGCCGCGCGAACTCGTTCCCCAACTACATCAGCTTCGAGGACGCCGCGCCGCTGGTCGCGCGCCTGCGCATGACCAAGGACGCGGGCGAGCTCGCGCTCATCAAGAAGGCGACCGACGCCTCCGTCGCGGCGCACCTGGCGACCTTCCAGGCGATCAAGCCGGGCGTGACCGAGCGCGAGATCTCCGCGCTCATGCAGTACGAGTTCGGGCGGCGCGGCTGCGAGCGACCCGCGTACGCCCCGATCGTCGGCTCGGGCCTCTACTCGACCGTGCTGCACTACTCCGCCGACTCCCAGACCATGCAGGCCAGCGACGTGGTGGTGATGGACGTGGGCGGCGAGTACTCGATGTACGCCACCGACATCACGCGCACGCTGCCGGTCTCCGGCAAGTTCACGGCGCGGCAGCGCGAGATCTACGACATCGTCTACGGCGCGCAGCAGGCGGCCATCGCGGCCTTCCAGCCGGGCAAGTCGGCGCTCAGCGGCCAGAGCCCGAACTCGCTCTACAAGGTCGCCTACGACTACATCAACACGCACGGCAGGGATTCGCACGGCCAGCCGCTGGGCAAGTACTTCATCCACGGGCTCGGGCACCACGTCGGCCTGAACGTGCACGACGCCAACGACCCTTCCGTGCCGCTCGACAAAGGCATGGTGTTCACGCTCGAGCCCGGCATCTACATCCCGGAAGAAAAGCTGGGGATCCGGCTGGAGGACATCTTCTACGTCGACGCGAACGGCAGGCTGGTGAACATGAGCGCGGCCATCCCGCGCACGGCGGAGGAGATCGAGAAGGCGATGGGAAAGTAAGTCTTCAGACCTCAGACTTCAGCCTTCAGGGATGTGAGGGTTTCCTGAAGACTGAAGTCTGAAGACCGACGACTTTTGTTAGACTATGCACCTTATTCATGCTGGCGCTGTTCATCATCCTGCTGCTCTCGCTGGTCGCGATCCTGGGCACCACCATCGCGCTGTACCTGCGAGTGCGCCGGCAGTTGCAGGCCTCCGAGACCGCGTTGCGCGAAGCGCTGCACGAGCTGGAGCATGAACGAGAATCGACCAAGGTCTGACGCTATGAATCGAGCCGCCGAGAAGATCGCTCCCCGCACCCACGTGGAAGTCCCCAGCCTGCTGCTGGACGCCGGCCTGGTGGTCGCCGCCAGCGCGCTGGTCGCGCTCGCCGCACGCTTCAGCCTGCCGCTGCCGGGGACGCCGGTGCCGCTCTCGCTGGTGAACTTCGCGGTGCTGCTGGTCGGCCTTACGCTGGGCGCCAAGCGCGGCTTCGCGGCGCTGGTCCTGTACTTGGCGGAAGGCGCCGCGGGATTGCCCGTGTTCAGCCCGGCCGGACCGGGCGGCATCCTGCAGCTCCTCGGTCCCACCGGCGGCTTCCTGATGTCGTACCCGTTCGTCGCGCTGCTGGCGGGCTGGGCATTCCGCGCCGGCAAGCGGGACTTCAAAGGCGCGCTCATCGGCGCCACCGCGGGCGAGCTGCTGCTCTTCGCTCTGGGCGTGAACTGGCTGCTGCTGCTGTTCCGCGTGCCGCTCTCCCAGGCGGTCGCGTGGGGCCTGTATCCATTCTTCGCGGCGGAAGTGCTGAAAGTCGTCGCGGCCGCCGGGCTCGCGAGCCGCTGGAGTTTGCGCAAGTAGCCCCTCCTGATAGAGACTGAATAAGACCCTCCCATGCCCTCGGCAACTTCCACCAAAGTGCGCGACATCTCGGTAGCGCACTCGCCCGACTCCGACGACGCCTTCATGTTCTACGCGCTCGCGACCAACAAGGTCCGCGTACCGGGGCTGAAGTTCAACCACACGCTCACCGACATCGAGACGCTCAACCGCAAGGCGCGCGAGGGCAAGGGCTTCTACGACGTCACCGCCATCAGCTTCCACGCCTATCCTTATATCCAGGATAACTACGCGCTGCTGCCCTCGGGCGGCTCGGTCGGCGAAGGCTACGGCCCGATGATCATCGCCTCCAAGGCGCTCTCGGCCGAAGAGGTCACGAGCAGGAAGATCGCCATCCCCGGCACGCTGACCACGGCGTACCTCGCGCTCAAGCTGTTCGCGCCGCAGGTCGAGACCGAGGTCGTGCCGTTCGACCAGATCATGCCGCAGGTCGAGGCCGGCAAGTACGAAGCCGGGCTCATCATCCACGAAGGCCAGATCATGTACGACCGTCACGGCCTGCATAAGGTCGTGGACCTCGGCAAGTGGTGGCGCGACAGGACCGGGCTGCCGCTGCCGCTGGGCGGCAACGCCATCAAGCGCTCGCTCGGCAAGGAGACCATCGCGCAGGTCTCGAAGGCCCTGAAGGACTCCATCCAGTACGCGCTCGACCATCGCGACGAGGCGCTGGAATACGCCATGCAGTTCGCGCGCGACCTCGACCGCTCGCTCGCCAACCGGTTCGTCTCCATGTACGTGAACGAGCGGACGGTGGACTACGGCGAGGAAGGCCGCCGCGCCATCAAGCTGCTGCTGGACGAGGGGCACAAGGCGAAGATCATCCCGCACAAGGCCAAGGTGGATTTCGTGGAGTAGAGGCGCCCGCTTCTACTTGTGCTTCTCGAGCAGGCTGGTGTCGGAGACGTAGTACTTCCCGATCAGGATGCCGATCTTGACCGCCGAGTCCGCGTCGAGGTCATTGAACTCGAAGCCGGCGCAGCCGTGTTGGAAGTAGCAGAAGGTGGCGTGCACGTGGATGTTCAGGTCTTCGTGCGGGTCGACGATGAC belongs to Terriglobales bacterium and includes:
- a CDS encoding Xaa-Pro peptidase family protein; translated protein: MRATRTLVIALLLLSPLAAAIERQPNADYRARRQKLADAAGTGVVVMFAATEAEGPNALYGFRQDDDFYYLTGWSEPGAALLIAPAAKAVGENKERPYTEILFLPAHNATQEKWTGPKLGPENPRAKELTGFDDVKVLDQMRDELVRLLPAPRATVYSDLAAWDESRPATIPLQWLRRANSFPNYISFEDAAPLVARLRMTKDAGELALIKKATDASVAAHLATFQAIKPGVTEREISALMQYEFGRRGCERPAYAPIVGSGLYSTVLHYSADSQTMQASDVVVMDVGGEYSMYATDITRTLPVSGKFTARQREIYDIVYGAQQAAIAAFQPGKSALSGQSPNSLYKVAYDYINTHGRDSHGQPLGKYFIHGLGHHVGLNVHDANDPSVPLDKGMVFTLEPGIYIPEEKLGIRLEDIFYVDANGRLVNMSAAIPRTAEEIEKAMGK
- a CDS encoding biotin transporter BioY, which codes for MNRAAEKIAPRTHVEVPSLLLDAGLVVAASALVALAARFSLPLPGTPVPLSLVNFAVLLVGLTLGAKRGFAALVLYLAEGAAGLPVFSPAGPGGILQLLGPTGGFLMSYPFVALLAGWAFRAGKRDFKGALIGATAGELLLFALGVNWLLLLFRVPLSQAVAWGLYPFFAAEVLKVVAAAGLASRWSLRK
- a CDS encoding MqnA/MqnD/SBP family protein; amino-acid sequence: MPSATSTKVRDISVAHSPDSDDAFMFYALATNKVRVPGLKFNHTLTDIETLNRKAREGKGFYDVTAISFHAYPYIQDNYALLPSGGSVGEGYGPMIIASKALSAEEVTSRKIAIPGTLTTAYLALKLFAPQVETEVVPFDQIMPQVEAGKYEAGLIIHEGQIMYDRHGLHKVVDLGKWWRDRTGLPLPLGGNAIKRSLGKETIAQVSKALKDSIQYALDHRDEALEYAMQFARDLDRSLANRFVSMYVNERTVDYGEEGRRAIKLLLDEGHKAKIIPHKAKVDFVE